Proteins encoded within one genomic window of Streptomyces sp. NBC_01314:
- a CDS encoding ABC transporter permease — MPKYLARRLGQSLLTIFLTVSTVFVLVRLAPGDPAAAYAPPSATTADLERIRAQFGLDKPLITQYGIFLRDLLSGDLGTSYSFHDSALSVVLDRMPYTLTLSVAAIAVTVAVAVPLGVWMARHADTSRELGANVLTITGQSMPDFWTGVMLLTVFAVLLPVLPASGFTSWSGLVLPTVTIAILQLALVSRLVRREMTTALASPYITVARSRGVSERALTWRYALANSSVPLVTAVGTRFAALLNGVVLVEVVFGWPGVGSLVVRALETRDYPLIQATVLVTATLAILVQLLVDLAYPLLDPRVRLGKAA; from the coding sequence GTGCCGAAGTATCTCGCCCGCCGTCTCGGCCAGAGCCTGTTGACCATCTTCCTGACCGTCTCCACGGTCTTCGTCCTGGTCCGGCTCGCCCCCGGAGACCCCGCCGCCGCATACGCGCCACCGAGCGCCACCACAGCCGACCTGGAGCGCATCCGCGCCCAGTTCGGCCTCGACAAGCCATTGATCACCCAGTACGGGATCTTCCTGCGCGACCTGCTGAGCGGCGATCTCGGCACCAGCTACTCCTTCCACGACTCCGCCCTCAGCGTGGTCCTGGACCGCATGCCGTACACGCTCACGCTCTCCGTCGCGGCGATCGCCGTCACCGTGGCCGTCGCGGTCCCGCTGGGGGTGTGGATGGCCCGCCACGCCGACACCTCGCGCGAACTCGGCGCCAACGTCCTGACCATCACCGGACAGTCCATGCCGGACTTCTGGACCGGCGTGATGCTGCTGACGGTCTTCGCCGTGCTGCTGCCGGTGCTGCCCGCCTCCGGCTTCACCTCATGGAGCGGCCTCGTCCTGCCGACCGTCACCATCGCGATCCTCCAACTCGCCCTCGTCTCACGGCTCGTACGCCGCGAGATGACCACGGCACTCGCCTCGCCGTACATCACCGTGGCCCGCTCGCGCGGTGTCTCCGAACGGGCCCTCACCTGGCGGTACGCCCTCGCCAACTCGTCCGTCCCGCTCGTCACCGCGGTCGGCACCCGCTTCGCGGCACTGCTCAACGGCGTCGTGCTGGTCGAGGTCGTCTTCGGCTGGCCCGGCGTCGGTTCCCTCGTCGTCCGCGCCCTGGAGACCCGCGACTACCCGCTCATCCAGGCGACCGTCCTGGTCACGGCGACCCTCGCCATCCTCGTCCAGCTCCTCGTCGACCTCGCCTACCCGCTCCTCGACCCGCGGGTCCGACTCGGAAAGGCGGCCTGA
- a CDS encoding aldo/keto reductase, whose translation MTTGIELPNVPVPLSRLVLGTMTFGDTVDRAGAADMLATALEAGITGVDTANGYAGGESERILAELLPAHRDRIVLATKAGIPHPDQGEHAPLSAPGLRAALEGSLKRLGTDRVDLFYLHQPDRATPLAETLATVAEFVAEGKVLALGVSNFAAWQIAELVRVADEVGAPRPVVAQQLHNLLARRIEEEYVEYAAYAAVTGLRTMVYNPLGGGLLTGRHRYEQAPEGGRFADSRLADMYRQRYWDPRLFAAVAELARIAEGFGVPLTELALRWLLDRDSTDALLLGGSRTGHLRANLAAAQAGPLPLDVTAACDEVGAGLRGPMPAYNR comes from the coding sequence GTGACCACCGGCATCGAACTGCCGAACGTGCCCGTGCCCCTGTCCCGGCTCGTCCTCGGCACCATGACGTTCGGCGACACCGTCGACCGGGCCGGCGCCGCGGACATGCTCGCGACGGCGCTGGAGGCCGGCATCACGGGCGTGGACACCGCGAACGGCTACGCCGGCGGCGAGAGCGAACGCATCCTCGCCGAGCTGCTCCCCGCCCACCGCGACCGGATCGTGCTCGCCACCAAGGCCGGCATACCGCACCCCGACCAAGGGGAGCACGCCCCGCTGTCCGCCCCGGGCCTGCGGGCCGCCCTGGAAGGCAGCCTCAAGCGACTCGGCACCGACCGCGTCGACCTGTTCTATCTGCACCAGCCCGACCGGGCCACACCCCTCGCCGAAACCCTCGCCACCGTCGCCGAGTTCGTCGCCGAAGGGAAGGTCCTCGCGCTCGGCGTCTCCAACTTCGCCGCCTGGCAGATCGCCGAACTGGTGCGCGTCGCCGACGAGGTGGGTGCCCCACGACCGGTCGTCGCCCAGCAGCTGCACAATCTGCTCGCTCGCCGGATCGAGGAGGAATACGTCGAGTATGCGGCGTACGCAGCCGTCACCGGCCTGCGCACCATGGTCTACAACCCGCTCGGCGGCGGCCTCCTCACCGGACGGCACCGCTACGAGCAGGCCCCCGAGGGCGGACGGTTCGCCGACTCCCGGCTCGCGGACATGTACCGGCAGCGCTACTGGGATCCGCGCCTGTTCGCCGCGGTCGCCGAACTGGCCCGGATCGCCGAGGGCTTCGGCGTCCCGCTCACCGAACTGGCCCTGCGCTGGCTCCTCGACCGGGACTCGACCGACGCCTTGCTGCTCGGCGGTTCCCGGACCGGCCACCTGCGCGCCAACCTCGCCGCCGCGCAGGCCGGACCGCTGCCGCTCGACGTGACCGCCGCCTGCGACGAGGTCGGCGCGGGTCTGCGCGGCCCCATGCCCGCCTACAACCGCTGA
- a CDS encoding ABC transporter ATP-binding protein, producing the protein MSQAAVTPDAADAADASAFLAVEDLVVDYPTPAGPVRAVDHVSFSVPRGGSLAVVGESGSGKSTIACAIVRLLKPASGRIVLDGTDLAALPERRLRPLRRRVQMVFQDPYGSLAPHLTALEIVAEPLRVAGVKDKTERRRRATGLLDRVGLPATALERRPAEFSGGQRQRIGIARALASEPDLLVCDEATSALDVSVQAQVLDLLRELREETGITYIVIAHHLGVVREISTDVVVLKAGRVVERGRTADVLAAPAEPYTRALRRAALDPTAIRGLKPRTRAATTPASATGAPEPHTPQTPHNPLTVSPEGPGK; encoded by the coding sequence ATGAGCCAGGCAGCAGTGACACCGGACGCGGCCGACGCCGCCGACGCGTCGGCGTTTCTCGCCGTCGAGGATCTCGTCGTCGACTACCCCACGCCGGCCGGCCCCGTGCGCGCCGTCGACCACGTCAGCTTCAGCGTGCCCCGCGGTGGCTCACTCGCCGTCGTCGGCGAGTCGGGCAGCGGCAAGTCGACCATCGCCTGCGCGATCGTACGGCTGCTCAAGCCCGCCTCCGGGCGGATCGTGCTGGACGGCACCGACCTCGCCGCGCTGCCCGAGCGGCGCCTGAGGCCGCTGCGGCGCCGCGTCCAGATGGTCTTCCAGGATCCCTACGGATCCCTCGCCCCGCACCTGACCGCCCTGGAGATCGTGGCCGAACCGCTGCGCGTCGCGGGCGTGAAGGACAAGACCGAACGGCGCCGCCGCGCCACCGGACTGCTCGACCGCGTGGGACTGCCGGCCACGGCACTCGAACGACGGCCCGCCGAGTTCTCCGGCGGACAGCGCCAGCGCATCGGCATCGCCCGCGCCCTGGCCTCGGAACCCGACCTGCTGGTGTGCGACGAGGCCACCTCGGCCCTCGACGTGTCCGTGCAGGCCCAGGTGCTCGATCTGCTGCGCGAACTGCGGGAGGAGACCGGCATCACCTACATCGTCATCGCCCACCACCTCGGCGTGGTGCGCGAGATCAGCACCGACGTCGTCGTCCTGAAGGCGGGACGGGTCGTCGAGCGCGGCCGTACCGCCGACGTCCTCGCCGCCCCCGCCGAGCCCTACACCCGCGCGCTGCGCCGCGCCGCCCTCGACCCCACGGCGATACGGGGACTCAAACCCCGCACCCGGGCGGCCACGACCCCGGCCTCGGCCACCGGCGCACCGGAGCCGCACACGCCCCAGACCCCCCACAACCCTCTCACCGTCTCACCGGAAGGACCCGGCAAGTGA
- a CDS encoding ABC transporter ATP-binding protein: MTSDTSSASGALLEVEDLQIELVTHRGVVRAVDGVSFTVGRGETVTLIGESGSGKSTTAMGVLRLLPEGLAVLSGTARIGGEDVVTDPGAARRARGRTVSLIPQDPMTALSPVHTVGRQLGEALRLRHPGLSRAEARERGTHLLDQVRISRPETRWKAYPHQFSGGMLQRVLIAVALAAEPQLLVADEPTSALDATVQASVLDLLMDLQERTGVGMLMITHDLGVARLVSDRIHVMKEGRFVESGPAQQIVERPAHPYTGKLLAAVPSLGPWDEDGLDDHTAQPEQEDRAAR; the protein is encoded by the coding sequence ATGACCAGCGACACCTCGTCGGCCTCCGGCGCCCTGCTGGAGGTCGAGGACCTGCAGATCGAACTGGTCACCCATCGTGGCGTGGTCCGCGCCGTCGACGGCGTGAGTTTCACCGTCGGACGCGGCGAGACCGTCACGCTCATCGGGGAGTCCGGCTCCGGCAAGTCCACCACGGCGATGGGCGTGCTGCGGCTGCTGCCCGAAGGGCTCGCCGTGCTGTCCGGCACCGCCCGCATCGGCGGCGAGGACGTCGTCACCGACCCCGGGGCGGCCCGGCGGGCGCGCGGCCGCACCGTGTCCCTCATCCCCCAGGACCCGATGACCGCGCTCAGCCCCGTCCACACCGTCGGGCGGCAGCTCGGCGAGGCCCTGCGGCTGCGGCACCCCGGCCTGTCCCGGGCCGAGGCCCGCGAGCGCGGCACCCACCTGCTGGACCAGGTACGGATCAGCAGGCCCGAAACGCGCTGGAAGGCGTACCCGCACCAGTTCTCCGGCGGCATGCTCCAGCGCGTCCTCATCGCCGTCGCGCTGGCCGCCGAACCCCAGTTGCTGGTCGCCGACGAACCCACCTCCGCCCTGGACGCCACCGTCCAGGCGAGCGTCCTCGACCTGCTGATGGACCTTCAGGAACGCACCGGCGTAGGCATGTTGATGATCACCCACGACCTCGGCGTCGCCCGGCTGGTGTCCGACCGCATCCACGTCATGAAGGAGGGCCGGTTCGTCGAGTCGGGGCCGGCCCAGCAGATCGTCGAGCGGCCCGCACACCCGTACACCGGGAAACTGCTCGCGGCCGTCCCGAGCCTCGGACCCTGGGACGAGGACGGGCTCGACGACCACACCGCCCAGCCCGAGCAGGAAGACAGGGCCGCCCGATGA
- a CDS encoding DeoR/GlpR family DNA-binding transcription regulator has product MSPLGSKARRERILHVATTTGLTSVEELSQRFGVTASTIRRDLARLTADGRLARTYGGAMALTAHPEASLRQRTGEAFEEKRAIARRAAAEVRAGETVLLDAGSTVGALAHELRSAKELTVATTGLTALQELSDAETVHVECLGGTLRPLSQGFVGPLTEAALERMTFDRVFLGTDGISPEHGICEADLRQTRLKELMARRADHVYVLAHAAKLGRRPFHAWAKLPADWTLVTDDGADPSIVAELRGRGVEVVLTEVTASTEPEHRTSPS; this is encoded by the coding sequence ATGTCTCCCCTCGGATCCAAGGCCCGGCGTGAACGGATCCTGCACGTGGCCACCACGACCGGCCTCACCAGCGTCGAGGAGCTGTCGCAGCGCTTCGGCGTGACGGCCTCCACGATCCGCCGGGACCTCGCCAGGCTGACCGCCGACGGCCGGCTGGCCCGCACCTACGGCGGCGCCATGGCGCTGACCGCCCATCCCGAGGCGTCGCTCCGGCAGCGTACGGGCGAGGCGTTCGAGGAGAAGCGGGCCATCGCGCGCCGAGCCGCCGCCGAGGTGCGCGCCGGTGAGACGGTGCTGCTGGACGCCGGATCGACCGTGGGTGCCCTCGCCCACGAACTGCGCTCCGCGAAGGAACTGACGGTCGCGACCACGGGTCTGACGGCCCTTCAGGAACTCTCCGACGCCGAGACCGTGCACGTCGAGTGTCTCGGCGGCACGCTGCGGCCGCTCAGTCAGGGCTTCGTCGGTCCGCTGACCGAGGCCGCGCTGGAACGGATGACCTTCGACCGGGTCTTCCTCGGCACCGACGGCATCTCGCCCGAGCACGGCATCTGCGAGGCCGATCTGCGCCAGACGCGGCTGAAGGAACTGATGGCCCGCCGCGCCGACCATGTGTACGTCCTCGCGCACGCGGCGAAGCTCGGCCGCCGCCCCTTCCACGCCTGGGCGAAGCTCCCGGCCGACTGGACCCTCGTCACCGACGACGGCGCCGACCCGTCGATCGTGGCCGAGTTGCGCGGACGCGGCGTCGAGGTGGTGCTGACCGAGGTGACGGCGTCCACCGAGCCGGAGCACAGGACGTCGCCCTCATGA
- a CDS encoding SDR family NAD(P)-dependent oxidoreductase, protein MSETRHALVTGVSSGIGEAISGRLLREGWQVTGISRRRPVPAPGLTWLPADLSEPTELVRVLDGVPAPDAVVHAAGLQRSAPLGELSADDGELMWRVHVHAATILVDTLADRLPDGARVVLVGSRTATGVPGKSQYAATKAALPALARSWAAELAVRGITVNVIAPGPTDTPMLSDPGRARTPPAHPPLGRFVSPDEVAGLTAFLLGPDGGAITGQQLVQCAGASL, encoded by the coding sequence ATGTCTGAGACACGGCACGCCCTGGTCACCGGCGTCAGCTCGGGAATCGGTGAGGCGATCAGTGGTCGCCTGCTGCGGGAGGGATGGCAGGTCACCGGGATCAGTCGCCGCCGTCCGGTACCCGCGCCGGGGTTGACCTGGCTCCCGGCGGATCTGTCCGAGCCCACCGAGCTGGTCCGGGTCCTCGACGGCGTACCCGCCCCCGACGCCGTCGTGCACGCCGCCGGACTCCAGCGCTCGGCACCGCTGGGCGAACTGTCCGCCGACGACGGCGAGTTGATGTGGCGGGTACACGTCCACGCCGCCACGATCCTCGTCGACACGCTCGCCGACCGGCTGCCCGACGGGGCCCGCGTGGTCCTCGTCGGCAGCCGCACCGCCACCGGCGTACCCGGCAAGAGCCAGTACGCCGCGACCAAAGCCGCCCTGCCCGCGCTCGCGCGCTCCTGGGCAGCGGAACTGGCCGTCCGCGGCATCACCGTCAACGTGATCGCCCCCGGCCCGACCGACACGCCGATGCTGTCCGACCCCGGCCGCGCCCGCACGCCCCCGGCGCACCCGCCCCTCGGTCGGTTCGTCTCTCCCGACGAGGTCGCCGGCCTGACCGCGTTCCTCCTCGGCCCGGACGGCGGAGCGATCACCGGGCAGCAACTCGTCCAGTGCGCCGGCGCCTCACTTTGA
- the pdxA gene encoding 4-hydroxythreonine-4-phosphate dehydrogenase PdxA has product MPFPSTSPLREETAPRRVLALADDLSGAAETAVALGVPGRIVLGPASLDPHAYGEAVVVDLDCRCLPAADAARRVREALRAVPSDVLVLKKADSLLRGNLAAETAACAEGTAGVVVATALPALGRTVRGGVVHLDGVPLHTTDAWRAESTAPPPSVSAALGDARTTLVPLEEVRGDALAAMLRAAVSAGHLPVCDAETDSDLDLIAEAALACGPGVRLAGTSGLAAAVGRLLRRTDGTSAATTTEQAAPATAGERRRRPLLVVVGTADPSAPAQIAQLTERGARHVSVNPDVLDSGVLDPGVLDSGVMNSDVLSPPGAPHSCDEISDAVTVLSIDSGPGIRPGSARRLVSALARLAADRAGDADLVLTGGETARRVLDALGVAHLAPLGQIHHGAVHALTPDGRHVVTRPGSFGDTDSLLRIATALRPDLPHLPPQGDFPVNATPTADNHRSLPLIAVTMGDGAGIGPEVIVPALLHPDTLARCRPVVIGDAGRLRQAAAILGVDCDIVSVTTPGEAEFPPGRVNVVDLDLLPADLPWGELSALAGEAAYQYVRVAADLAMKGAVHGICTAPLNKEALHSAGHLYPGHTELLAHLTGVDEVSMMLSTPKVKVIHVTTHIGLIDAIRRIEPGLVERTVRRGHDAMVRAGVAKPVIGVCGINPHAGENGLFGYGEEEEKIVPALEVLRADGIDARGPLPADTAFFLAGRGDYDLIVAMYHDQGHGPVKVLGIEAGVNLTVGLPVIRTSVDHGTAFDIAGKGVAEAGSMVEAVRQAAEMSSVAVR; this is encoded by the coding sequence GTGCCCTTCCCCTCCACTTCCCCCCTCCGCGAGGAGACGGCACCGCGACGTGTCCTCGCCCTCGCCGACGACCTGTCCGGGGCGGCGGAGACCGCGGTCGCGCTCGGCGTGCCGGGCCGGATCGTGCTCGGTCCGGCGTCCTTGGACCCCCACGCGTACGGCGAGGCCGTCGTGGTCGACCTCGACTGCCGTTGCCTGCCCGCGGCCGACGCGGCCCGCCGCGTACGCGAGGCACTGCGAGCCGTGCCCTCGGACGTTCTGGTGCTGAAGAAGGCCGACTCGCTGCTGCGGGGCAACCTCGCCGCCGAGACGGCCGCCTGCGCCGAAGGCACCGCGGGCGTCGTCGTCGCCACCGCCCTGCCCGCCCTCGGCCGCACGGTCCGTGGCGGTGTCGTCCATCTCGACGGCGTCCCCCTGCACACCACGGACGCCTGGCGGGCGGAGAGCACCGCGCCCCCGCCGTCGGTCTCCGCCGCACTCGGGGACGCCCGTACGACGCTCGTCCCGCTGGAGGAGGTACGGGGCGACGCGCTGGCCGCCATGCTGCGCGCGGCGGTCAGCGCCGGACACCTTCCGGTGTGCGACGCCGAGACGGACTCGGACCTGGACCTGATCGCCGAGGCGGCGCTCGCCTGCGGGCCCGGCGTCCGCCTGGCAGGCACGAGCGGCCTCGCCGCGGCGGTCGGCCGCCTGCTGAGGCGTACCGACGGGACGTCGGCAGCAACCACGACGGAACAAGCGGCTCCGGCGACGGCCGGGGAACGCCGGCGACGGCCCCTCCTGGTCGTCGTCGGCACCGCCGATCCCTCCGCGCCTGCGCAGATCGCGCAACTCACGGAGCGCGGCGCCCGCCATGTATCCGTGAACCCCGACGTCCTGGACTCCGGCGTCCTGGACCCCGGCGTCCTGGACTCCGGCGTCATGAACTCCGACGTTCTGTCGCCCCCGGGCGCACCGCATTCATGTGATGAAATTTCAGACGCTGTCACCGTCCTCAGCATCGACAGCGGCCCGGGCATCCGGCCCGGCTCGGCACGCCGTCTGGTGTCCGCACTCGCTCGCCTCGCCGCCGACCGCGCGGGCGATGCCGACCTCGTCCTGACGGGTGGTGAGACCGCCCGCCGCGTCCTCGACGCGCTCGGCGTCGCGCACCTCGCGCCGCTCGGCCAGATCCACCACGGCGCCGTCCACGCACTCACACCCGACGGACGCCATGTCGTCACCCGGCCCGGCAGCTTCGGCGACACCGATTCCCTGCTGCGGATCGCCACAGCGCTCCGGCCGGACCTTCCCCACCTCCCACCGCAAGGAGACTTCCCGGTGAACGCGACCCCGACCGCCGACAACCACCGTTCGCTGCCGCTCATCGCGGTGACCATGGGAGACGGCGCGGGCATCGGCCCCGAGGTGATCGTCCCGGCGCTGCTGCACCCGGACACCCTCGCCCGCTGCCGTCCCGTCGTCATCGGTGATGCCGGGCGGCTGCGGCAGGCCGCCGCGATCCTGGGGGTCGACTGCGACATCGTCTCCGTGACCACCCCGGGCGAGGCCGAGTTCCCACCGGGCCGCGTCAACGTCGTGGACCTGGACCTGCTCCCCGCAGACCTGCCCTGGGGCGAACTGTCCGCCCTCGCCGGCGAGGCCGCCTACCAGTACGTACGGGTGGCCGCGGACCTCGCGATGAAGGGCGCCGTGCACGGCATCTGCACCGCGCCGCTCAACAAGGAGGCCCTGCACTCCGCCGGGCATCTCTACCCGGGCCACACCGAGTTGCTGGCCCACCTCACCGGCGTGGACGAGGTGTCGATGATGCTGTCCACGCCCAAGGTGAAGGTCATTCACGTCACCACCCACATCGGCCTGATCGACGCCATACGGCGCATCGAGCCGGGCCTGGTCGAGCGCACGGTGCGCCGCGGTCACGACGCGATGGTGCGGGCCGGTGTCGCGAAGCCGGTGATCGGCGTCTGCGGCATCAACCCGCATGCGGGTGAGAACGGACTGTTCGGCTACGGCGAGGAGGAGGAGAAGATCGTCCCCGCGCTCGAAGTGCTGCGCGCGGACGGCATCGACGCCCGCGGCCCCCTCCCGGCCGACACGGCCTTCTTCCTCGCCGGGCGCGGAGACTACGACCTGATCGTCGCGATGTACCACGACCAGGGGCACGGCCCGGTGAAGGTGCTGGGCATCGAGGCGGGCGTCAACCTGACCGTGGGACTGCCCGTCATCCGCACCTCGGTGGACCATGGAACGGCCTTCGACATCGCAGGCAAGGGCGTGGCCGAGGCCGGTAGCATGGTCGAGGCCGTGCGCCAGGCAGCCGAGATGTCGTCCGTAGCGGTCCGCTGA
- a CDS encoding PaaI family thioesterase, giving the protein MGATAGRTTGVEVLRDLLERRLPAPPIVAALDFALDEVEESRVVFALVPGEEHCNFLGSVHGGVYATLLDSAAGGAVQSTLPQGTACTSLDLSVKFLRSNTVDTGKVRAIGTVVSRGRQTALAQAQSVDAKDRLLAHATSSCMLFPLPTP; this is encoded by the coding sequence GTGGGAGCAACCGCAGGCCGCACCACGGGTGTGGAGGTGCTGCGCGACCTACTCGAGCGACGCCTGCCCGCACCGCCCATCGTGGCCGCCCTTGACTTCGCCCTCGACGAAGTGGAGGAGAGCCGCGTGGTCTTCGCGCTGGTGCCGGGCGAGGAGCACTGCAACTTCCTCGGCAGTGTGCACGGAGGGGTCTACGCCACGCTGCTCGACTCGGCGGCCGGCGGGGCGGTCCAGTCGACCTTGCCGCAGGGCACGGCATGCACCTCGCTCGATCTGTCCGTGAAGTTCCTCCGGTCGAACACGGTGGACACGGGCAAGGTCCGCGCCATCGGTACGGTTGTCAGCAGGGGACGCCAAACTGCTCTCGCGCAGGCCCAGTCGGTCGACGCGAAGGATCGTCTCCTCGCCCACGCCACCAGCAGCTGCATGCTCTTTCCACTCCCCACGCCCTGA
- a CDS encoding ABC transporter substrate-binding protein has protein sequence MTRTPPSETPSRRTLLRWGAAGGAGLALSPLAACAGPTGAPGPGTLTLGLNRSLVSLDNKLNQFDAAVTVQRAVRQALTAIGPDMRLTRVLADRFEMTAPTTWSVRLRDGIRYSDGRPVTVDDVTTAVRMYGEVAGSFILGLFPELPDVEATGDRTFLLHTREPVPILDRLMANILITPAKDNRPEELRSGVGTGPYRVAGANSGAGEYTLARVPEYWGGRPPVERVRVRFVPEESSRVVALRSGELDVIDTITPDSAEQLTGLPGVRLERTSGVRICQLFYNFRKPKKHPLADARVRQALTYAIDGESLVRDVLTDSAEQAQGVVPLSLQGAERTGRFAHDPARARQLLRSLGVADGLRIKIIWESGEFAADASVMEAIAEMLKEVGVRATLQQFEPGGDILKWRQGKGGDWDVIGNGFPGTTGQATTMLQAMYAGTAEDERTGDAFMGYVVPRIARQLSDAATETDPATRDRKLAAAQHAVWDTWPAMWAFVPKTVLARRARVDGVRLLPVNSYDLTAVRLEG, from the coding sequence ATGACCCGAACTCCTCCGAGTGAGACGCCCAGCCGTCGCACCCTGCTGCGCTGGGGCGCCGCGGGCGGCGCCGGTCTCGCTCTCTCCCCGCTGGCCGCCTGCGCCGGACCCACCGGCGCCCCCGGCCCCGGCACCCTCACACTCGGGCTGAACCGCTCGCTGGTCAGCCTCGACAACAAGCTCAACCAGTTCGACGCCGCGGTGACCGTGCAGCGGGCCGTGCGTCAGGCCCTCACCGCCATCGGTCCGGACATGCGACTCACCCGGGTCCTCGCCGACCGGTTCGAGATGACCGCGCCGACCACCTGGAGCGTCCGCCTGCGCGACGGGATCCGCTACTCCGACGGCCGGCCCGTGACCGTCGACGACGTGACCACCGCGGTGCGCATGTACGGAGAGGTCGCCGGCTCGTTCATCCTCGGCCTGTTCCCCGAACTCCCCGACGTCGAGGCGACGGGCGACCGCACCTTCCTGCTCCACACCCGCGAACCGGTGCCCATCCTGGACCGGCTGATGGCCAACATCCTCATCACCCCGGCGAAGGACAACCGGCCAGAGGAACTCCGCTCCGGCGTCGGCACCGGCCCCTACCGGGTGGCCGGCGCCAACAGCGGCGCGGGCGAGTACACCCTGGCCCGGGTCCCGGAGTACTGGGGCGGGCGGCCGCCCGTCGAACGGGTCCGCGTCCGCTTCGTACCGGAGGAGTCGAGCCGGGTCGTCGCCCTGCGCAGCGGCGAACTGGACGTCATCGACACCATCACCCCCGACTCCGCCGAACAGCTCACCGGGCTGCCCGGCGTGCGCCTGGAGCGGACCTCCGGGGTGCGGATCTGCCAGCTCTTCTACAACTTCCGCAAGCCGAAGAAGCACCCGCTCGCCGACGCCCGGGTGCGCCAGGCGCTGACGTACGCCATCGACGGCGAGTCCCTCGTCCGAGACGTGCTCACCGACTCGGCCGAGCAGGCCCAGGGAGTGGTCCCGCTCAGTCTCCAGGGCGCCGAACGCACCGGCCGCTTCGCCCACGACCCCGCACGGGCGCGGCAGTTGCTCAGGTCCCTGGGCGTCGCCGACGGGCTGCGGATCAAAATCATCTGGGAGTCGGGCGAGTTCGCCGCGGACGCCTCCGTGATGGAAGCCATCGCGGAGATGCTGAAGGAGGTCGGTGTGCGCGCCACCCTGCAACAGTTCGAGCCCGGCGGCGACATCCTCAAGTGGCGCCAGGGCAAGGGCGGCGACTGGGACGTCATCGGCAACGGCTTCCCCGGCACCACCGGCCAGGCCACCACCATGCTCCAGGCCATGTACGCGGGCACGGCCGAGGACGAACGCACCGGTGACGCGTTCATGGGCTACGTCGTCCCCCGCATCGCCCGACAGCTGTCCGACGCGGCCACCGAGACCGACCCCGCCACCCGCGACCGCAAGCTCGCCGCCGCCCAGCACGCCGTCTGGGACACCTGGCCGGCCATGTGGGCCTTCGTGCCGAAGACCGTGCTCGCTCGCCGCGCCCGCGTCGACGGCGTCCGGTTGCTGCCGGTCAACTCCTACGACCTGACCGCCGTACGGCTGGAGGGCTGA
- a CDS encoding ABC transporter permease → MSATLTPSADSARSSAVTARHLARATATRQRRGARFKLWAGALCTALVALPVALASLLPLPDPDAQNLAGRRLPPLTGGHLFGTDQLGRDLLSRILHGGQVSLTVGILAVVVSGLIGIAAGSAAGYFGGWIDTVVSRLLEAQLALPLLMMLLLVVALFGPSVTVITCVIAIAQWPEVARLTRSLVLVEREKPYVAAARLLGMRSWSVLGRHIIPNVLRPASLVVLLLLAQAVLLESALSFLGAGPQRPFATWGRIISDGQDYITTSWWLVTLPGLVIALLVVGVNLMGDGLRDRIRTTKPAKGA, encoded by the coding sequence ATGTCCGCCACGCTCACACCGTCCGCCGACAGCGCCCGCTCCAGTGCTGTCACCGCCCGGCACCTGGCCCGCGCCACCGCCACCAGGCAGCGGCGCGGCGCCCGCTTCAAGCTGTGGGCGGGAGCCCTGTGCACCGCGCTGGTCGCCCTGCCGGTGGCCCTCGCGAGCCTGCTGCCGCTGCCGGACCCGGACGCCCAGAACCTCGCGGGGCGCCGGCTGCCGCCGCTCACCGGCGGGCACCTGTTCGGCACCGACCAGCTCGGGCGCGATCTGCTCTCCCGCATCCTGCACGGCGGCCAGGTGTCGCTGACCGTGGGCATCCTCGCCGTCGTCGTCTCCGGGCTCATCGGGATCGCCGCAGGCTCGGCGGCCGGTTACTTCGGGGGCTGGATCGACACGGTCGTCAGCCGGCTCCTCGAAGCCCAACTGGCGCTGCCCCTGCTGATGATGCTGCTGCTCGTCGTCGCCCTCTTCGGCCCGTCGGTCACCGTCATCACCTGCGTGATCGCGATCGCCCAGTGGCCGGAAGTGGCCCGGCTGACCCGCTCCCTGGTCCTGGTCGAACGCGAGAAACCGTATGTGGCGGCCGCCCGTCTGCTCGGTATGCGCAGCTGGTCGGTCCTGGGACGGCACATCATCCCCAACGTCCTGCGCCCCGCGAGCCTGGTGGTCCTGCTGCTGCTCGCCCAGGCCGTGCTCCTGGAGAGCGCCCTCAGCTTCCTGGGCGCCGGACCCCAGCGGCCGTTCGCCACCTGGGGCCGCATCATCTCCGACGGCCAGGACTACATCACCACCTCCTGGTGGCTGGTCACGCTCCCCGGCCTGGTCATCGCCCTCCTTGTGGTCGGCGTCAACCTCATGGGCGACGGCCTGCGCGACCGCATCCGTACGACAAAGCCCGCGAAGGGAGCCTGA